The following coding sequences lie in one Labrus bergylta chromosome 5, fLabBer1.1, whole genome shotgun sequence genomic window:
- the gcnt7 gene encoding beta-1,3-galactosyl-O-glycosyl-glycoprotein beta-1,6-N-acetylglucosaminyltransferase 7 isoform X2 codes for MPQNVYCIHVDAKAPLEYQEAVRRLVSCFKNAFLSSRSETVTYAGFSRLQADLNCMTDLAKSKIGWRKVVNLCGQDFPIMSNLELVRYMQSKEWRDINMTPGVKQPMSMRHRTQLQHREITGSHVVRKGQSFKKGPPPHRLQIYFGTAYYALTRAFVDFVLKSPIAKDFLEWSKDTFSPDEHYWVTLNHIKDAPGSHIDGGWAGNIRAIKWRDQEGRTHNGCKGRYARDICVFGVDDLSWIINKKSMFANKFESKTFPEALDCLEKWHRNKVLNQATVPIEPSWLLTTQSNSSTEYYNSSAGA; via the exons ATGCCCCAAAATGTCTACTGCATCCATGTGGATGCTAAGGCTCCGCTGGAGTACCAGGAAGCGGTACGGAGACTAGTCAGCTGCTTTAAAAACGCATTCCTCTCAAGCCGCAGCGAGACAGTGACCTACGCTGGGTTTTCCCGCCTGCAAGCAGATTTGAACTGCATGACAGATCTAGCAAAGTCCAAGATAGGCTGGAGAAAGGTGGTGAATCTGTGTGGACAGGATTTTCCTATAATGAGTAACCTGGAGCTGGTGCGGTACATGCAGAGCAAAGAGTGGAGGGACATAAACATGACGCCAGGGGTGAAGCAGCCGATGTCTATGAGACACAGGACGCAGCTCCAGCACCGGGAGATCACGGGGTCACATGTAGTACGGAAAGGTCAGAGTTTTAAGAAAGGTCCTCCTCCACACAGGctgcagatttattttggaACAGCCTACTATGCCCTCACAAGGGCGTTTGTAGACTTTGTTCTGAAAAGCCCGATAGCCAAAGACTTCTTGGAGTGGTCCAAAGACACGTTCAGTCCAGACGAGCACTACTGGGTGACGCTCAATCACATCAAAG ACGCTCCAGGCAGCCACATAGACGGAGGTTGGGCAGGAAACATCCGAGCAATCAAGTGGAGGGATCAAGAGGGAAGGACACACAATGGCTGCAAAG GACGTTATGCACGAGACATCTGTGTCTTTGGAGTGGACGATCTGTCGTGGATCATCAACAAGAAAAGCATGTTTGCCAATAAGTTTGAGAGCAAAACGTTTCCCGAGGCTCTGGACTGCCTGGAGAAGTGGCACAGGAACAAGGTGTTAAACCAGGCAACTGTTCCCATAGAGCCATCATGGCTGCTTACCACACAGAGCAACTCAAGCACGGAATATTACAACAGCAGTGCTGGAGCATGA
- the gcnt7 gene encoding beta-1,3-galactosyl-O-glycosyl-glycoprotein beta-1,6-N-acetylglucosaminyltransferase 7 isoform X1: protein MCQIEGTKCSFLLCLGMSIIICSVIYLRTRAPTEPKPLETASFRALSGEFKAFLPGLDRGFKWHRHDSQAEQLILNSGLQCSDLTRHLHFITKPLSHEEVDYPLAFILTVHKELGLLVRLLRAIYMPQNVYCIHVDAKAPLEYQEAVRRLVSCFKNAFLSSRSETVTYAGFSRLQADLNCMTDLAKSKIGWRKVVNLCGQDFPIMSNLELVRYMQSKEWRDINMTPGVKQPMSMRHRTQLQHREITGSHVVRKGQSFKKGPPPHRLQIYFGTAYYALTRAFVDFVLKSPIAKDFLEWSKDTFSPDEHYWVTLNHIKDAPGSHIDGGWAGNIRAIKWRDQEGRTHNGCKGRYARDICVFGVDDLSWIINKKSMFANKFESKTFPEALDCLEKWHRNKVLNQATVPIEPSWLLTTQSNSSTEYYNSSAGA, encoded by the exons ATGTGCCAGATTGAAGGGACCAAATGCAGCTTCCTGTTGTGTCTGGGGATGAGTATTATTATCTGTTCAGTTATTTACTTGAGGACTAGGGCGCCGACAGAGCCCAAACCTCTGGAGACCGCAAGTTTCAGGGCCCTCTCCGGTGAATTTAAAGCTTTTCTGCCTGGCTTGGACAGAGGATTTAAGTGGCACCGACACGACAGCCAA GCTGAACAGTTGATTCTTAACAGTGGCCTGCAGTGTTCTGATCTGACCAGACACTTACACTTCATCACAAAACCTCTGAGCCATGAGGAGGTGGACTATCCTTTAGCCTTTATTTTGACTGTACACAAGGAGCTGGGGCTTCTTGTGCGCCTGTTGCGGGCTATATACATGCCCCAAAATGTCTACTGCATCCATGTGGATGCTAAGGCTCCGCTGGAGTACCAGGAAGCGGTACGGAGACTAGTCAGCTGCTTTAAAAACGCATTCCTCTCAAGCCGCAGCGAGACAGTGACCTACGCTGGGTTTTCCCGCCTGCAAGCAGATTTGAACTGCATGACAGATCTAGCAAAGTCCAAGATAGGCTGGAGAAAGGTGGTGAATCTGTGTGGACAGGATTTTCCTATAATGAGTAACCTGGAGCTGGTGCGGTACATGCAGAGCAAAGAGTGGAGGGACATAAACATGACGCCAGGGGTGAAGCAGCCGATGTCTATGAGACACAGGACGCAGCTCCAGCACCGGGAGATCACGGGGTCACATGTAGTACGGAAAGGTCAGAGTTTTAAGAAAGGTCCTCCTCCACACAGGctgcagatttattttggaACAGCCTACTATGCCCTCACAAGGGCGTTTGTAGACTTTGTTCTGAAAAGCCCGATAGCCAAAGACTTCTTGGAGTGGTCCAAAGACACGTTCAGTCCAGACGAGCACTACTGGGTGACGCTCAATCACATCAAAG ACGCTCCAGGCAGCCACATAGACGGAGGTTGGGCAGGAAACATCCGAGCAATCAAGTGGAGGGATCAAGAGGGAAGGACACACAATGGCTGCAAAG GACGTTATGCACGAGACATCTGTGTCTTTGGAGTGGACGATCTGTCGTGGATCATCAACAAGAAAAGCATGTTTGCCAATAAGTTTGAGAGCAAAACGTTTCCCGAGGCTCTGGACTGCCTGGAGAAGTGGCACAGGAACAAGGTGTTAAACCAGGCAACTGTTCCCATAGAGCCATCATGGCTGCTTACCACACAGAGCAACTCAAGCACGGAATATTACAACAGCAGTGCTGGAGCATGA